From a single Maylandia zebra isolate NMK-2024a linkage group LG3, Mzebra_GT3a, whole genome shotgun sequence genomic region:
- the LOC143416702 gene encoding sterile alpha motif domain-containing protein 9-like encodes MANGPAWSTKEGELHMGSLPLLDILHADQFEGKYSDEDLLECTKKAEENFYRGAPPEWLNFYISEQAESLKTGTTFIKRDGYEELREQIKKNRKFPGISTVKLTHQPGCGGTTMAMQVLWDLRKTFRCAVLTGSTSDITKVAMEVVQLFTAGSQNHQRTVLLLLNNESILEDLQSSIMMTVAEQKIVTHMPLVIFLSCVRNNAPQQSDHVVLKNTLSDNEKDKFDKKKEELQKRYKDKCEQFHGFNIMQSNFSQDYVREACAALEKRKKTNQSLKLAAFLCLLNAYVPGSYLLESQCLDFLRQDKYDDLSLEDQMQPLNHLIITFQQNESCEKKVRMAHTMIAECCTKLLAKAGVTRSDTTRNFLNSFCRYEIPLWLLGFVKDMLTKREMKKEVDQVNSTEMKQEKFSRLILDIQTMEGKCQCATVLEKASCKIFQNPFFPQALARFYYIELKDYNRAEMWAQRAIERDPQNSFVADTLGQVHKNRLMKQNVSAKTREILQMAQKAIKVFEDEERLAEDEDGPDMKEHGKRNVSRLFNSRGLFGYLQVCNTLYYKLVSQNETWEKVLTKKVSATSFLKSLRGYKLLGFIELLESLRDKVERKCIFLEQYLTYSKPNTEKDDPEYISEDISECYQKYVGDTTAKQLIQMFQEGNLDDQSVEVLSFLVKQYTQSELEYISTKCREMCPSADSETSLVNNILTLFRRKMPPSDTDPPELHMFTLLLYWPENEGQCVYDISQIIQQMQNTYENAYKKYFRARYLLPVFFIGKGEGVKRIVHRTIIENHLKAKPDWSDNWKKEEIFRSPDVQELLLRLDGVVRDYGVYTGVGGKETKINANLQNSLWKKRQVTFYLGFTIRGPVAFGIQNKTADTGKIT; translated from the coding sequence ATGGCAAATGGACCAGCATGGTCCACTAAGGAAGGGGAATTGCATATGGGAAGCCTCCCATTGTTGGATATTCTCCATGCAGATCAGTTTGAAGGAAAATATTCAGATGAAGATCTCCTGGAATGCACAAAAAAGGCTGAGGAAAACTTTTACAGAGGGGCCCCACCTGAGTGGTTAAATTTCTACATCAGTGAACAGGCAGAGTCCCTAAAGACTGGAACTACTTTTATCAAAAGAGATGGATATGAAGAACTCAGGGAACAAattaagaaaaatagaaaattcCCAGGGATATCAACTGTAAAACtgacacaccaaccaggatgTGGAGGAACTACAATGGCCATGCAGGTGTTGTGGGACTTGAGAAAAACCTTCAGGTGTGCTGTTTTAACTGGCTCCACCTCAGATATTACAAAAGTTGCAATGGAGGTTGTCCAACTTTTCACAGCAGGCAGTCAAAACCACCAGAgaactgtgttgttgttgctgaacAATGAGTCGATTCTGGAAGATCTCCAGAGCAGCATTATGATGACAGTTGCTGAGCAGAAGATAGTTACTCATATGCCTCTAGTCATTTTCCTCAGCTGTGTGAGAAACAATGCACCTCAACAGAGTGACCACGTTGTCCTAAAGAACACACTCTCAGACAATGAGAAGGACAAATTTGATAAGAAAAAGGAAGAGCTTCAAAAGAGGTACAAAGATAAATGTGAACAATTTCATGGCTTTAACATAATGCAAAGTAATTTCTCTCAGGACTACGTCAGGGAGGCATGTGCTGcattagaaaaaaggaaaaaaacaaaccagtcaCTGAAGCTTGCTGCCTTCCTTTGTCTGCTGAACGCCTACGTACCAGGTTCATATCTCCTGGAGTCTCAGTGCCTGGACTTCCTCAGACAAGACAAGTACGATGACCTTTCACTGGAGGATCAAATGCAGCCTTTAAATCATCTCATTATTACCTTCCAACAAAATGAAAGTTGTGAGAAAAAAGTCCGCATGGCTCACACTATGATAGCAGAATGTTGTACTAAACTGTTGGCAAAGGCAGGTGTGACCAGAAGTGACACAACAAGAAACTTCTTGAACAGTTTTTGCAGATATGAGATTCCTCTGTGGTTGCTTGGTTTTGTCAAAGACATGCTaaccaaaagagaaatgaaaaaagaagtgGACCAAGTcaacagcacagaaatgaaacaggaaaagtttTCTAGACTAATTCTAGACATCCAAACGATGGAGGGGAAATGTCAGTGTGCAACAGTTTTAGAGAAGGCCTCATGTAAAATCTTTCAAAATCCATTTTTTCCACAAGCTCTTGCTCGTTTTTATTATATAGAACTAAAAGACTACAATCGGGCAGAAATGTGGGCACAAAGAGCAATAGAAAGAGATCCTCAAAATTCTTTTGTTGCTGACACACTTGGCCAAGTCCATAAAAACCGCCTAATGAAGCAAAATGTTTCTGCCAAAACAAGAGAAATTTTGCAAATGGCTCAAAAAGCAATTAAAGTTTTTGAAGATGAAGAAAGATTAGCTGAGGATGAAGATGGACCAGACATGAAAGAACATGGCAAGAGGAAtgtttcaagactttttaattCAAGAGGGCTTTTTGGTTACCTGCAGGTCTGCAATACTCTATATTACAAACTTGTTAGTCAAAATGAAACCTGGGAAAAGGTTCTCACAAAAAAAGTATCGGCGACCTCTTTCCTGAAATCACTTAGAGGCTACAAACTCCTCGGATTCATTGAACTACTAGAAAGCCTCAGAGATAAAGTtgaaagaaaatgcatttttttggaACAATATCTGACTTACTCAAAGCCTAACACGGAGAAAGATGATCCTGAATATATATCTGAAGACATCTCAGAGTGCTACCAGAAGTATGTTGGAGACACAACTGCAAAACAACTCATCCAGATGTTTCAGGAGGGAAACCTAGATGACCAGTCTGTGGAAGTGCTGTCATTTCTTGTCAAACAATACACTCAATCAGAGCTCGAATACATATCTACAAAGTGTAGAGAAATGTGTCCAAGTGCAGATTCAGAAACGTCTCTTGTCAACAACATCCTCACACTATTTAGACGGAAAATGCCCCCAAGTGACACAGACCCACCTGAGCTGCACATGTTCACCCTTCTCTTGTACTGGCCTGAAAATGAAGGCCAGTGTGTTTATGACATCAGTCAAATAATTCAGCAAATGCAGAACACTTACGAAAATGCATATAAGAAGTACTTTCGTGCCAGGTATCTTCTTCCTGTGTTTTTCATTGGAAAAGGTGAAGGTGTGAAAAGAATTGTTCACAGAACAATTATTGAAAATCATCTGAAAGCAAAACCAGATTGGAGCGATAActggaagaaagaagaaatcttCAGAAGTCCTGATGTCCAAGAGCTCCTTCTTAGACTTGATGGAGTAGTAAGAGACTACGGAGTATATACAGGAGTTGGTGGTAAAGAGACTAAGATCAATGCCAATCTGCAAAACAGCCTTTGGAAAAAACGTCAAGTTACCTTCTACCTTGGATTTACTATCAGAGGTCCTGTGGCCTTTGGCATTCAGAATAAAACTGCAGACACAGGTAAGATAACATAA
- the LOC143416452 gene encoding large ribosomal subunit protein mL48-like: MPPTSSSSSSSLPPASRLQGTPNFYSDTSLQALRYALPTKSTEVMLMQEQGTKTYVDAVLKTHHRVVQLSTLNAALCPV; the protein is encoded by the exons ATGcctcccacctcctcctcatcttcatcttcactACCACCAGCATCTAGACTCCAGGGG ACACCAAATTTCTATTCAGACACATCCCTGCAAGCGTTACG CTATGCTTTACCAACAAAGAGCACAGAGGTCATGCTGATGCAGGAGCAAGGCACCAAGACGTACGTCGATGCTGTCCTCAAGACTCACCACCGAGTCGTTCAG CTGAGCACTCTGAACGCCGCGCTGTGTCCCGTGTGA